A DNA window from Syngnathus typhle isolate RoL2023-S1 ecotype Sweden linkage group LG2, RoL_Styp_1.0, whole genome shotgun sequence contains the following coding sequences:
- the sike1 gene encoding suppressor of IKBKE 1, with the protein MACTLEKVLCDARTLLERLKEHDTAAESLIDQSGALSLKVRSMKEVGNALPDKHADDTSEVQEMIKYKPHVLLTQENTQIKELQQENKELWLSLEEHQYTLELIMGHYRKHMLQMMMAKEELDTKPVLILHKDHAKEVQTQVGRICEMGQVMRRAVQVDDQRYCSVQEKLAQLEIENKELRDLVAISKDSMALTREERTKPPTTPTHENKTQPECND; encoded by the exons ATGGCCTGCACTTTAGAGAAAGTGTTGTGTGATGCGCGGACACTGTTGGAGAGGTTGAAAGAGCACGACACAGCCGCCGAGAGCCTCATCGACCAGTCCGGGGCCCTCAGTCTCAAGGTGCGGAGCATGAAAGAAGTGGGAAATGCTCTTCCGGACAAG CATGCAGATGACACTTCAGAGGTCCAGGAAATGATCAAGTACAAGCCTCATGTCCTTTTGACTCAGGAAAACACTCAAATCAAGGAACTCCAGCAGGAGAATAAAG AACTCTGGCTGTCTCTTGAAGAGCATCAGTACACATTGGAGTTGATCATGGGCCATTACCGCAAGCACATGCTCCAGATGATGATGGCTAAAGAGGAGCTGGACACCAAACCTGTTCTTATACTCCATAAGGACCACGCAAAA GAAGTACAGACCCAAGTGGGGCGAATATGTGAGATGGGCCAAGTGATGAGACGAGCAGTGCAGGTGGATGATCAGCGTTATTGTTCCGTTCAAGAAAAGCTTGCCCAGCTTGAG ATTGAAAATAAGGAGCTTCGAGACCTGGTGGCCATTAGTAAGGACTCAATGGCACTGACGAGAGAGGAAAGGACCAAGCCGCCAACAACACCGACACATGAAAACAAGACCCAGCCAGAGTGCAATGATTAA
- the micos10 gene encoding MICOS complex subunit MIC10 isoform X1: protein MSEKELGKKWDRCLADGVIKLGTGLSLGIVFSVIFFKRHTWPITLGSGMGLGMAYANCQNDLRLHYLLHKKVSRI from the exons ATGTCTGAGAAGGAGCTGGGGAAAAAGTGGGACCGATGCCTTGCGGATGGTGTTATAAAGCTTG GCACAGGTCTGAGCTTGGGAATTGTGTTTTCTGTCATCTTCTTCAAAA GGCATACATGGCCTATTACGCTTGGCTCGGGGATGGGCCTTGGCATGGCATATGCCAACTGTCAGAATGACCTAAGATTACACTACTTGCTGCATAAAAAGGTAAGTAGGATCTAG
- the htr6 gene encoding 5-hydroxytryptamine receptor 6, translating to MPGSGPFRSYNGSFPSNGAWNISGGGPWFLAFLLSVIILVTVCGNVLLIVLVFAHRSLRCTSNCFLVSLFLSDLMVALVVMPPAMLNVLCGAWVLWPAFCPVWLCFDVMCCSASILNLCVISLDRYLFIISPLRYKQRMTLPRALLLVGAAWGLAALASFLPIEMKWHSIGHLSGQPLGPGGQSTNISSYSDLLYPASYFQFHGLYFQCRLQVTLPFALVASFLTFFLPSSAICFTYCRILLAARRQAKRVAALSHPPHPHPSLGEPSQPPSLGDGAHQDGDDCSHQEAPVPQNAPPSVNSERHLAHRQGRRALKASLTLGVLLGLFFCTWLPFFIINMAQAVCECVPLALFDAITWLGYCNSTMNPIIYPLFMRDFKRALGKLLPCSSSRLPRQPSPAVSLSLRNSGEPNICSQPPSPLASDASPPPATATDAVNLLEAEHAGSELHILLPNQVVTLN from the exons ATGCCCGGCTCTGGACCTTTTAGGAGCTACAACGGCAGCTTTCCGAGCAACGGCGCTTGGAACATTAGTGGCGGCGGTCCCTGGTTTCTCGCCTTCCTGCTGAGTGTCATCATCCTCGTCACCGTGTGCGGCAACGTGTTGCTGATCGTCTTGGTTTTTGCTCACCGCTCTCTCCGGTGCACCTCTAACTGCTTCTTAGTGTCCCTTTTTCTGTCTGACCTGATGGTGGCGCTGGTGGTCATGCCCCCCGCCATGCTCAATGTGCTGTGCGGGGCCTGGGTGCTCTGGCCGGCTTTCTGCCCTGTGTGGCTCTGCTTTGACGTCATGTGCTGCAGCGCCTCCATTCTCAACCTGTGCGTGATCAGTTTGGACCGCTACCTCTTCATCATCTCGCCACTGCGCTACAAGCAGAGGATGACCCTGCCTCGGGCGCTGCTGCTGGTCGGAGCGGCTTGGGGGTTGGCAGCGCTTGCCTCCTTTCTGCCCATTGAGATGAAGTGGCACAGTATAGGTCATCTGAGCGGGCAGCCTTTGGGTCCAGGAGGCCAAAGCACCAACATCAGCTCCTACTCGGACTTGCTGTACCCGGCGTCCTACTTCCAGTTCCACGGCCTTTATTTTCAGTGCCGCCTGCAGGTCACCTTGCCCTTCGCTCTGGTGGCGTCCTTTCTCACCTTCTTTTTGCCCTCTAGTGCCATCTGCTTCACCTACTGTCGAATTCTTCTGGCGGCTCGTAGGCAAGCCAAGAGGGTCGCGGCCCTGAGCCACCCGCCGCACCCTCATCCCTCTCTTGGCGAACCATCTCAGCCTCCTTCACTCGGTGATGGAGCCCACCAAGATGGAGATGACTGCAGTCATCAGGAAGCCCCGGTACCACAGAATGCGCCG CCATCAGTGAACAGTGAGCGCCATCTGGCTCACAGGCAAGGTCGGAGGGCACTGAAGGCCAGCCTGACGCTTGGTGTTCTTCTGGGACTCTTCTTCTGCACTTGGCTACCCTTTTTTATCATCAACATGGCTCAG gcagtgtgtgagtgtgtcccTCTGGCGCTCTTTGACGCCATCACGTGGCTGGGCTACTGCAACAGCACCATGAATCCCATCATCTACCCGCTCTTCATGAGGGACTTCAAGCGTGCACTTGGGAAGCTCTTGCCATGTTCCTCCTCGCGGTTGCCGAGACAACCCTCACCAGCGGTTTCCCTATCCCTCCGCAACTCGGGAGAACCCAACATTTGCAGCCAGCCCCCGTCCCCTCTGGCCTCGGATGCCAGCCCTCCGCCTGCCACCGCTACAGACGCTGTGAATTTGCTGGAAGCCGAGCATGCTGGAAGTGAGCTGCATATCCTTCTTCCCAATCAGGTAGTCACATTGAATTGA
- the micos10 gene encoding MICOS complex subunit MIC10 isoform X2, producing MSEKELGKKWDRCLADGVIKLGTGLSLGIVFSVIFFKRHTWPITLGSGMGLGMAYANCQNDLRLHYLLHKKDQ from the exons ATGTCTGAGAAGGAGCTGGGGAAAAAGTGGGACCGATGCCTTGCGGATGGTGTTATAAAGCTTG GCACAGGTCTGAGCTTGGGAATTGTGTTTTCTGTCATCTTCTTCAAAA GGCATACATGGCCTATTACGCTTGGCTCGGGGATGGGCCTTGGCATGGCATATGCCAACTGTCAGAATGACCTAAGATTACACTACTTGCTGCATAAAAAG gacCAGTAA